The Caldicellulosiruptor changbaiensis genome has a segment encoding these proteins:
- the rpsU gene encoding 30S ribosomal protein S21 translates to MSEVRVGENESLDSALRRFKKKCAEAGVLAELRKREHYESPSVRRKKKSEAARRRKRR, encoded by the coding sequence ATGTCAGAAGTAAGAGTGGGTGAAAATGAATCACTCGATAGTGCCCTCAGGAGATTTAAAAAGAAATGTGCAGAGGCTGGGGTATTAGCAGAGCTCAGGAAAAGAGAGCACTATGAAAGCCCAAGCGTAAGGAGAAAAAAGAAATCAGAAGCGGCACGCAGGAGAAAACGCAGATAA
- a CDS encoding acyl-CoA thioesterase gives MIETDLVVRYAETDKMGIVHHSNYFVWFEVARTELIKKVGISYSEIENSLGVYLPLISCGCEFKKPCFYEDRLKVNAKVNNLTPVRIKFYYEVVKDHVVCATGYTEHAFVDKNFRPINLEKKNKELFNLFKTLLEEDM, from the coding sequence ATGATAGAGACAGACCTTGTTGTAAGGTATGCCGAAACAGACAAAATGGGGATTGTCCATCACTCAAACTATTTTGTATGGTTTGAGGTTGCAAGAACCGAGCTTATAAAAAAGGTGGGTATTTCATATTCTGAGATTGAAAATAGCTTAGGTGTGTATTTGCCTTTAATAAGCTGCGGGTGCGAGTTCAAAAAACCTTGTTTTTATGAAGATAGGTTGAAAGTTAATGCAAAGGTTAATAATTTGACCCCTGTTCGAATAAAATTCTATTATGAAGTTGTAAAAGACCATGTTGTGTGTGCAACAGGATATACTGAACATGCCTTTGTTGACAAAAACTTTCGACCTATAAATCTTGAGAAGAAGAACAAAGAACTTTTCAATTTGTTCAAGACCTTATTGGAAGAAGATATGTAA